The Peptococcus niger genome has a segment encoding these proteins:
- a CDS encoding GNAT family N-acetyltransferase yields MTDPIHFNNNRFYLGDDPDTAPAYLDIVPAGNRAVRATHTFVSDSLRGQGVAKRLLTALVEEARRSDWRIIADCSYVADAFAKAPDLYEDVRL; encoded by the coding sequence ATGACTGACCCCATTCATTTTAACAACAATCGTTTTTACCTGGGCGATGACCCGGACACGGCGCCGGCCTACTTGGACATTGTCCCGGCGGGAAATCGCGCGGTGCGGGCAACCCACACCTTTGTCAGCGACAGCTTGCGCGGGCAAGGCGTGGCCAAGCGCTTGCTGACGGCCTTGGTTGAGGAGGCCCGGCGGTCTGATTGGCGCATTATTGCAGACTGCAGCTACGTGGCGGATGCTTTTGCAAAAGCCCCGGACCTTTACGAGGATGTCCGGCTGTAA
- a CDS encoding GTP pyrophosphokinase has product MASTEFNIKTASRLYYGGYYDRLVEAREALELLFGEMEYELLNKNGRNPIEYIKARIKTPASMEEKLARLNKDGLRLGAQDLFDGCGTRLVCTFIDDCYTIKSWLAARPDLILVAEKDYIRHPKPSGYRSYHLQVRVRTDIGQWINAEIQIRTISMDCWATLEHHLRYKKHLLNESMMASELKRCADELASTDINLMIIRDRIVYDKEDDSDETLTGR; this is encoded by the coding sequence ATGGCGTCAACGGAATTTAACATTAAAACAGCGTCCCGCCTGTATTACGGCGGCTATTACGACCGGCTGGTGGAAGCCCGGGAAGCACTGGAACTTTTATTCGGCGAAATGGAATACGAATTGCTGAATAAAAACGGGCGCAACCCGATTGAGTACATTAAGGCCCGCATAAAAACGCCGGCGTCTATGGAAGAAAAGTTGGCCCGGTTGAACAAGGACGGGCTGCGCCTGGGGGCCCAAGACCTTTTTGACGGTTGCGGCACCCGGCTGGTTTGCACCTTTATTGACGATTGCTACACCATTAAAAGTTGGCTGGCAGCCCGGCCGGACCTTATTTTGGTGGCTGAGAAAGATTACATCCGCCACCCAAAGCCTTCCGGCTACCGGTCCTACCACTTGCAGGTGCGGGTGCGCACGGACATCGGCCAATGGATCAATGCGGAAATTCAAATCCGTACCATTTCAATGGACTGCTGGGCCACCTTGGAACATCATTTGCGCTACAAAAAGCACCTCTTAAACGAATCCATGATGGCTTCCGAACTGAAGCGGTGCGCCGATGAACTGGCCTCAACGGACATTAACCTGATGATCATACGCGACCGCATTGTTTACGATAAGGAGGACGATTCGGATGAGACTCTTACTGGCCGATGA